From Synechococcus sp. A10-1-5-1, a single genomic window includes:
- a CDS encoding cofactor assembly of complex C subunit B, whose amino-acid sequence MPLPARLCLVIGVLGLLLSVGNQLTAPELSPALERAAVLSSLLSVGLMLVSILWTRAAPLAPERVALDGEEGLELAADLPEPLRQELGWGSQMLLTATPAASLLLLWRGQVLLRRGVLADSRFQPGPICTRAWTTQKAINLVNLALYPGRNEFEGLPTNTPAVIVQPIAQDGLLLVAGWSPRCFTRSDESWIEGWSQKLRMQLERELVSSPLHPGPSEEA is encoded by the coding sequence TTGCCTCTCCCAGCTCGCCTCTGCCTGGTCATTGGCGTCCTTGGCTTGCTGCTGTCTGTGGGCAATCAACTCACGGCACCGGAGTTGAGTCCAGCCCTGGAGAGGGCAGCTGTGCTGAGCAGTCTGCTCTCCGTTGGCTTGATGCTTGTATCCATTCTCTGGACCAGGGCTGCTCCGCTTGCCCCGGAACGGGTTGCATTGGATGGGGAGGAGGGTTTGGAGTTGGCGGCCGATCTGCCAGAACCACTCCGTCAGGAATTGGGTTGGGGTAGTCAGATGCTGTTGACGGCTACCCCCGCTGCCTCGCTGCTGCTGCTTTGGCGCGGGCAAGTGCTGTTGCGCCGAGGTGTGCTGGCGGACTCCCGCTTTCAGCCAGGCCCGATCTGTACGCGGGCCTGGACAACCCAAAAAGCGATCAATCTTGTGAACCTCGCCCTGTATCCAGGCCGCAACGAGTTTGAAGGGCTTCCGACGAACACACCAGCCGTGATCGTTCAACCCATTGCGCAGGATGGATTGTTGTTGGTGGCTGGTTGGTCCCCCCGTTGCTTCACCCGTAGCGATGAAAGTTGGATCGAGGGCTGGAGCCAGAAGCTCAGAATGCAATTGGAGCGGGAGCTCGTTTCTTCCCCTCTCCACCCTGGCCCTTCGGAGGAAGCGTGA
- a CDS encoding tellurite resistance TerB family protein: MSKPELTSASEAFAAVALAAIASDGELSAVEARALRQQLEYRQPFRRLSDQEMGSLLDRVLNQLRGSNCEALIEQATPLLSIAQRETALAVAAHLIHADHIETQAELTFLDQLQEAFGLEPARSTSILEVISLLHRDSLAS; the protein is encoded by the coding sequence ATGAGCAAACCCGAGCTCACTTCAGCGTCCGAGGCGTTTGCAGCCGTCGCCCTCGCGGCGATTGCTTCGGACGGGGAGCTCAGTGCAGTGGAAGCCAGGGCGTTGCGCCAACAACTGGAATACCGCCAGCCCTTCCGTCGCTTGAGCGATCAAGAGATGGGGTCGCTTCTTGATCGGGTTTTGAACCAACTGCGTGGCAGCAACTGTGAGGCGTTGATCGAGCAGGCGACGCCCCTCCTCTCCATCGCTCAACGGGAAACGGCCTTGGCTGTGGCCGCCCATTTGATTCACGCAGACCACATTGAGACCCAGGCGGAGTTGACCTTCCTCGATCAATTGCAGGAGGCTTTTGGCCTGGAGCCAGCCCGAAGTACATCAATCCTTGAGGTGATCTCCCTGCTTCATCGCGACAGCCTGGCCAGCTAA
- a CDS encoding M23 family metallopeptidase, producing the protein MKPVHFLLTTAASTAALGAAGSVVAPSLADSKSASLPQLSAPPAISADLIAAADSKPSTEKIWVKARQAITLKHLARQLEQEESLLSSLNDVKADHVFSRSEWLVLPSGSIKRVKQVAAVDTSELRRTPPLEAPPEPSDTARIRRGDNTLAKVAQRYNLSIQKLLKLNPGLRGAQLVVGTPIRVAQANAARSRMVLGLKPVGSGGLSWPDQPDFGFGAGENLNDRAWVWPTKGIFTSGYGWRWGRMHRGIDIANNIGTPIVAAKSGQVVSAGWHGGGYGYLVELRHTDGTVTRYGHNSRILVRAGESVAQGKVISLMGSTGRSTGPHLHFEIIPAGRGAVNPLQLLPPRA; encoded by the coding sequence ATGAAGCCTGTTCACTTTCTACTGACAACAGCAGCCAGCACAGCAGCCCTAGGGGCTGCCGGCTCTGTTGTCGCTCCTTCCCTGGCTGATTCCAAGTCAGCCTCCCTACCCCAGCTCTCGGCGCCCCCCGCAATTAGCGCTGATCTGATTGCCGCCGCCGACAGCAAACCCAGCACCGAAAAGATCTGGGTCAAGGCACGGCAAGCCATCACTCTCAAGCATCTTGCACGCCAGCTGGAGCAAGAGGAGTCACTGCTCTCCTCGCTGAACGATGTCAAGGCAGATCATGTCTTCAGCCGCAGCGAATGGTTAGTGCTGCCAAGCGGCAGCATCAAGCGGGTCAAACAGGTTGCTGCCGTTGACACCTCAGAACTTCGCCGCACACCGCCGCTGGAGGCACCGCCTGAGCCCAGTGACACCGCCCGCATCCGCCGTGGCGACAACACCCTGGCCAAGGTGGCTCAGCGCTACAACCTCAGCATCCAGAAGCTCCTGAAATTGAATCCGGGCCTTCGAGGTGCTCAGCTCGTCGTGGGCACTCCGATTCGCGTCGCCCAGGCCAACGCTGCTCGCAGCCGCATGGTGCTCGGCCTCAAGCCCGTCGGCTCTGGTGGTCTGAGTTGGCCTGATCAGCCCGACTTCGGCTTTGGGGCAGGTGAGAACCTCAACGATCGAGCTTGGGTCTGGCCCACCAAAGGCATCTTCACCTCTGGTTACGGCTGGCGGTGGGGTCGGATGCACCGCGGGATCGATATTGCCAACAACATTGGTACTCCCATCGTTGCGGCCAAATCTGGTCAGGTGGTTTCAGCCGGATGGCATGGCGGCGGTTACGGCTACCTCGTCGAGCTGCGTCATACCGATGGAACCGTGACCCGTTACGGCCACAACAGCCGAATCCTGGTCCGCGCTGGAGAGAGCGTCGCCCAGGGCAAGGTCATCTCATTGATGGGGAGCACCGGCCGCAGTACAGGACCACACCTGCACTTCGAAATCATCCCCGCTGGCCGTGGAGCGGTGAATCCGCTTCAGCTTCTCCCACCAAGGGCCTGA
- the pxcA gene encoding proton extrusion protein PcxA, giving the protein MGLTDWIGSFDRASSHDLSNNLERAYEAALLIQSLELEYYNDRPVRPELELSIPKSAKALMLRRFRAALQVAQDNLADIAPRRAELDSQELRQLQLVESVVSRYGRARSTTPSMSRSPEMLPRSLLGMFDGVRRQLDPEAEASVVAGFRRRRDSTLVSLRVLLLLILVPLVIQQTSRSLLISPLMDRFAPEIPFLNYTKPHLQEKAVAKLRLFQQELEFEALLEGKQPPSPEEIQSALARRANALKDEADAESLEASKNVLADLAALIGFVFVCLFCRRDLQVLRGFLDEAVYGLSDSAKAFAIILFTDIFVGFHSPEGWTVLLDGIAHHLGLPAEENFILLFIATFPVVLATIFKYWIFRYLNRVSPSAVATLKNMNGGG; this is encoded by the coding sequence ATGGGGCTGACCGATTGGATTGGAAGCTTTGATCGGGCCAGTTCCCATGATCTGAGCAACAACCTCGAGAGGGCTTACGAAGCGGCTTTGCTGATTCAAAGCCTCGAGCTCGAGTACTACAACGATCGACCGGTTCGGCCGGAGCTCGAACTCAGCATTCCGAAATCAGCCAAGGCCCTGATGCTTCGGCGCTTTCGTGCGGCGCTTCAGGTCGCCCAAGACAACCTTGCTGATATCGCGCCTCGACGGGCCGAACTCGACAGTCAGGAGCTCAGACAACTGCAATTGGTGGAGAGCGTTGTCTCCCGCTACGGGAGGGCTCGCTCCACAACTCCTTCGATGTCTCGCTCCCCTGAGATGTTGCCCCGCAGCCTGCTGGGCATGTTCGACGGAGTCCGCCGTCAACTCGACCCGGAGGCAGAAGCCTCAGTTGTGGCGGGCTTCCGTCGCCGCAGGGACTCGACCCTGGTCTCGCTGCGGGTCCTGCTGCTGCTGATCTTGGTGCCGCTCGTGATTCAACAGACCAGCCGGAGTCTGTTGATCTCACCGCTGATGGATCGCTTCGCACCTGAAATCCCCTTCCTGAATTACACGAAGCCTCATCTGCAGGAGAAGGCTGTCGCCAAGTTGCGGCTCTTCCAGCAGGAATTGGAGTTTGAGGCTCTGCTGGAGGGGAAACAGCCTCCCTCGCCTGAAGAGATCCAGTCCGCCCTCGCCCGTCGAGCCAATGCCCTCAAAGATGAGGCTGATGCGGAGAGTTTGGAGGCTTCGAAAAACGTCCTGGCTGACCTGGCCGCTCTGATTGGGTTTGTCTTCGTCTGCCTCTTCTGCCGGCGTGATCTCCAGGTCCTGCGTGGCTTCCTGGACGAGGCCGTCTATGGATTAAGCGACAGCGCCAAGGCCTTCGCAATCATTCTCTTTACCGACATCTTTGTCGGATTCCACAGTCCCGAAGGTTGGACGGTCCTATTGGACGGGATTGCTCACCACCTCGGGCTGCCAGCTGAGGAAAATTTCATCCTGCTGTTCATCGCCACCTTCCCAGTGGTGTTGGCGACGATTTTTAAGTATTGGATCTTCCGCTACCTCAACCGTGTGTCCCCATCGGCTGTGGCAACCCTGAAGAACATGAACGGTGGCGGCTGA
- a CDS encoding uridine kinase, translating to MIPLLCICGPSAAGKTTIVRALQTALSAQGVRALQLSCDDYYWPNWTPDPVYGYDTPAGIDTTTLLQELNQICRREADTLRRYDMVSHRTWREPLDQVYELVVLEGAFGPQVLLNQPLLQSLVYLELGLPVRLWRRLWRDLNERGHSLSFALRQTVFETLPGERQFIDPLKQEADLIVENSPNGLARLTRHAQSLLAR from the coding sequence ATGATCCCTCTGTTGTGCATTTGCGGACCCTCAGCGGCTGGCAAAACCACCATCGTCCGAGCACTCCAGACGGCCTTGTCAGCTCAGGGCGTGAGAGCACTGCAGTTGTCCTGCGATGACTACTACTGGCCCAATTGGACGCCCGATCCGGTTTACGGCTACGACACTCCAGCGGGGATTGACACAACGACACTGCTCCAGGAGCTCAATCAGATCTGCCGCCGTGAAGCGGACACCCTGCGTCGCTACGACATGGTCAGTCACCGGACCTGGCGCGAGCCGCTGGATCAGGTCTATGAACTGGTAGTCCTCGAGGGAGCCTTCGGTCCGCAAGTTCTGCTGAATCAGCCGCTCCTCCAGTCGTTGGTCTATCTCGAGCTCGGACTCCCGGTGCGGCTCTGGCGCCGCCTCTGGCGTGATCTGAACGAACGGGGGCATTCGTTGTCTTTCGCACTTCGCCAAACCGTTTTTGAAACGCTCCCCGGCGAGCGTCAGTTCATTGATCCGTTGAAACAGGAGGCTGATTTGATAGTCGAAAACAGCCCTAACGGGCTAGCGAGACTCACCCGTCACGCCCAATCCCTTCTGGCGCGATGA
- the purQ gene encoding phosphoribosylformylglycinamidine synthase subunit PurQ, whose translation MTLGVVVFPGSNCDRDVQWAAQGCLGIETRFLWHEERDLSGLDAVVIPGGFSYGDYLRCGAIARFAPVLEEVVAFANRGGRVLGICNGFQVLTEMGLLPGALTRNQKLHFICEPTDLRVEPGQCSWLQGYTSGEVVNFPIAHGEGRYQADPDQLKVLEDQGQVVLRYCRNPNGSMADVAGLTNAKGNVLGLMPHPERACDPATGGVDGRRLLGSLLG comes from the coding sequence ATGACCCTCGGCGTAGTCGTCTTTCCCGGGTCGAATTGTGACCGGGACGTTCAGTGGGCAGCCCAGGGCTGCCTCGGCATTGAGACCCGTTTCCTGTGGCATGAAGAGCGGGATCTGAGCGGACTCGATGCCGTGGTGATTCCCGGTGGCTTCAGTTATGGAGACTATCTCCGTTGTGGGGCCATCGCTCGCTTTGCCCCTGTGCTGGAGGAGGTCGTTGCTTTCGCGAACCGAGGCGGGCGCGTACTGGGGATCTGCAACGGCTTCCAGGTGCTGACGGAGATGGGATTGCTCCCTGGTGCCCTGACCCGAAACCAAAAACTGCACTTCATTTGTGAACCCACTGATTTGCGGGTTGAACCCGGCCAGTGCAGTTGGCTTCAGGGCTATACCAGCGGCGAAGTGGTGAACTTCCCCATCGCCCACGGTGAGGGCCGCTACCAGGCCGATCCTGATCAACTCAAGGTTCTGGAGGATCAGGGCCAAGTGGTCCTGCGGTACTGCCGCAATCCGAATGGTTCGATGGCTGATGTGGCAGGCCTGACCAATGCCAAGGGGAATGTGCTCGGTCTGATGCCTCACCCTGAGAGAGCCTGTGATCCCGCGACAGGTGGTGTGGATGGTCGTCGCTTGTTGGGCAGTTTGCTGGGATGA
- the psb32 gene encoding photosystem II repair protein Psb32 codes for MVTALAITGLIAPSAALATGVADFPAQRPSSHVLDGADVLSRAASGDVNQRLEQFSDLGVDARLVTLRRLDYGISLETLGEELLQQWQDASSREGLLLLLIEAQNNSASVVASADLLEQLPSNLLSSTAISTMGLPLREGARYRQASLDALNRLEVVLQGGEDPGPPQLVERMPVETNIPTKEETESSNAFLWVVVLLVVGTLVPMITWWVFSR; via the coding sequence ATGGTCACCGCTTTGGCGATCACCGGCCTCATCGCCCCATCCGCTGCGCTGGCAACTGGGGTCGCTGATTTTCCCGCCCAGCGGCCCAGCAGCCATGTCCTCGATGGCGCCGACGTTCTCAGCCGGGCTGCCAGTGGCGATGTCAACCAGCGCCTCGAGCAATTTTCTGATCTCGGCGTTGATGCCCGTCTGGTGACCCTGCGTCGCCTCGACTACGGCATCAGCCTTGAAACCCTCGGGGAGGAATTGCTTCAACAGTGGCAGGACGCGAGCAGCCGTGAGGGCTTGCTGCTGCTGTTGATTGAGGCACAGAACAACAGCGCTTCCGTCGTGGCGAGTGCAGACCTGCTCGAGCAGCTGCCGTCCAACCTGCTTTCCAGCACGGCCATCAGCACGATGGGTCTCCCTCTGCGGGAGGGAGCCCGATATCGCCAAGCCAGCCTCGATGCCCTCAATCGCCTGGAAGTGGTACTCCAAGGGGGCGAGGATCCCGGCCCGCCGCAACTGGTGGAACGGATGCCGGTGGAAACCAATATCCCGACCAAGGAAGAAACCGAATCCAGTAACGCGTTTCTTTGGGTTGTCGTTTTGTTGGTCGTTGGCACGCTGGTACCAATGATCACCTGGTGGGTCTTCTCCCGCTGA
- a CDS encoding tRNA (cytidine(34)-2'-O)-methyltransferase: protein MPKVVLFQPEIPPNTGNVARSCAATCTELHLIEPLGFRIDDRTLKRAGLDYWPWVQLECHSSWEDFLRVRSQRGGRLLALSRHASEPYHQIQYRKDDWLLFGRESSGLPQELLSQVDQRLLIPMPGSIDHGGGVRSLNLATAVGVVLFEAIRQLEHS from the coding sequence ATGCCCAAGGTCGTGCTCTTTCAACCGGAGATCCCACCTAATACAGGGAATGTTGCCCGCAGTTGCGCCGCAACCTGTACTGAGCTCCATTTGATTGAACCGCTGGGATTTCGGATTGATGACCGAACCTTGAAGCGCGCTGGACTCGACTACTGGCCTTGGGTCCAACTTGAGTGCCACAGCAGCTGGGAGGACTTCCTCCGTGTCCGTAGCCAACGGGGTGGCCGCCTTCTGGCCTTGAGCCGGCATGCCAGCGAGCCGTACCACCAGATCCAGTACCGCAAGGACGACTGGTTGTTGTTTGGACGGGAAAGCAGCGGCCTTCCGCAGGAGCTGCTGAGTCAGGTCGATCAACGCTTGCTGATCCCGATGCCCGGCTCAATCGATCACGGAGGTGGAGTGAGAAGCCTGAATCTCGCCACTGCAGTTGGAGTCGTTCTCTTCGAAGCCATCAGGCAACTTGAACACAGCTAA
- a CDS encoding peroxiredoxin, giving the protein MSRLVGLQAPDFTATAVVDQEFKEVTLSSYRGKYVVLFFYPLDFTFVCPTEITAFSDRYSDFSSRNCEVLGVSVDSQFSHLAWVQTDRKNGGLGDIAYPLVADLKKEIARSYEVLDEDAGVALRGLFIIDPDGVIMQSTINNLPVGRSVDETLRLLQAFQHIRNHPDEVCPANWTPGEKTMNPDPVKSKEFFAAVN; this is encoded by the coding sequence ATGTCGAGGCTCGTCGGTCTTCAAGCTCCTGACTTCACTGCCACCGCAGTGGTCGATCAGGAATTCAAGGAGGTGACCCTCTCCTCGTACCGCGGCAAGTACGTGGTGCTGTTCTTCTATCCCCTCGACTTCACCTTCGTCTGCCCGACGGAGATCACCGCCTTCTCCGACCGCTACAGCGATTTTTCCAGCCGGAACTGTGAAGTGCTGGGCGTGTCTGTGGACAGCCAGTTCTCCCACCTGGCCTGGGTTCAGACCGACCGTAAGAACGGTGGTCTTGGCGACATCGCCTACCCACTGGTGGCGGACCTGAAGAAGGAGATTGCTCGCTCCTATGAAGTCCTTGACGAAGATGCTGGCGTGGCCCTGCGCGGTCTCTTCATCATCGATCCAGATGGTGTGATCATGCAGAGCACCATCAACAACCTCCCCGTCGGCCGCAGCGTTGATGAGACCCTTCGCCTGCTGCAGGCCTTCCAGCACATCCGCAACCACCCCGACGAGGTCTGCCCCGCCAACTGGACCCCTGGCGAGAAGACCATGAACCCCGACCCCGTGAAGAGCAAAGAGTTCTTCGCCGCCGTCAACTGA
- the rpaB gene encoding response regulator transcription factor RpaB, with translation MTEATTSTAPLKILVADDEENIRRILETRLVMLGHEITLAENGAQALEHFRASEPDVVVLDVMMPELDGFAVTERIRAQSEVPIILLTALGDVADRITGLQLGADDYMVKPFSPKELEARIRCVMRRVSSVQANGVAGPGRTAHVVVVGDLSIDFNKRQAHRGDERIRLTGMEFNLLELLISRSGEPISRLDMLEKVWGYKPERSSDSRVVDVHISRLRAKLEDDPENPELILTARGLGYMFQRIPQAMEAISA, from the coding sequence ATGACTGAAGCGACGACCTCGACCGCTCCCCTCAAGATCCTGGTTGCTGACGACGAAGAAAACATTCGCCGCATCCTGGAAACCCGATTGGTGATGCTCGGCCACGAGATCACCCTGGCTGAGAATGGAGCTCAGGCCCTCGAGCATTTCCGGGCTTCCGAGCCTGATGTGGTGGTGCTCGACGTGATGATGCCCGAGCTCGACGGCTTTGCCGTAACCGAGCGCATTCGCGCTCAGTCAGAGGTTCCGATCATCCTGCTGACCGCCCTGGGTGATGTCGCCGACCGCATTACGGGCCTGCAACTTGGTGCTGACGATTACATGGTTAAGCCCTTCAGCCCGAAGGAGCTTGAAGCGCGGATCCGCTGTGTCATGCGCCGTGTTTCGTCGGTTCAGGCCAATGGAGTGGCTGGTCCGGGGCGCACCGCCCATGTGGTGGTGGTCGGTGACCTCAGTATCGACTTCAACAAGCGTCAGGCCCATCGGGGCGATGAGCGGATCCGCTTAACCGGCATGGAGTTCAATCTGCTGGAGCTGCTGATCAGCCGATCTGGCGAACCGATCAGCCGCCTCGACATGCTCGAGAAGGTCTGGGGCTACAAGCCGGAGCGCTCCTCGGATAGCCGCGTCGTTGACGTGCACATTTCCCGTCTGAGAGCCAAGTTGGAAGACGACCCCGAGAACCCCGAGCTGATCTTGACGGCACGGGGTCTGGGTTACATGTTCCAGCGCATCCCTCAGGCCATGGAGGCCATCAGCGCTTAA
- the cobU gene encoding bifunctional adenosylcobinamide kinase/adenosylcobinamide-phosphate guanylyltransferase — MAAEARVSAGLVLVTGPSRSGKSRWAEHLAAQHPGNVIYLATGEAPGEDQRWAQRVAAHRDRRPSEWETLEVGPDLTAALAALNQSADAKHPRLLLIDALGTWLAQHLDASPQHWQERFTALLQQLAIQTEPVVFVMEEVGWGVVPSTAIGGLFRDRMGELQQRLNAISRESWLVVNGRALNLNQLGIPVPG; from the coding sequence GTGGCGGCTGAAGCCAGGGTTTCGGCCGGACTGGTTCTCGTCACAGGTCCCAGCCGCAGCGGCAAAAGTCGTTGGGCGGAGCATCTCGCAGCTCAACATCCCGGGAACGTGATTTACCTCGCCACCGGAGAGGCCCCTGGCGAGGACCAGCGTTGGGCCCAGCGGGTCGCTGCTCACAGGGACAGGCGCCCAAGCGAATGGGAGACCTTGGAGGTCGGTCCTGATTTGACGGCGGCCCTTGCCGCACTGAATCAATCAGCGGATGCCAAGCACCCGCGTCTTCTGCTGATCGATGCCCTCGGGACCTGGCTAGCCCAACACCTTGATGCCAGCCCACAGCATTGGCAGGAGCGCTTCACGGCCCTGCTTCAGCAGCTGGCCATTCAGACCGAGCCGGTGGTGTTTGTCATGGAGGAAGTGGGCTGGGGTGTGGTTCCGTCCACAGCCATTGGCGGTCTCTTCCGCGACAGGATGGGTGAGCTGCAACAACGGTTGAACGCCATCAGTCGCGAGTCCTGGCTTGTGGTCAATGGGCGAGCCCTCAACCTGAACCAGCTTGGAATCCCTGTCCCTGGCTGA
- a CDS encoding alpha/beta family hydrolase encodes MDSDWMSTMAEGLGACGLRVVRFEFPYMQRSRELGRRCGPDRLPKLLDAYRDEVSRERQHSPESSLIIGGKSLGGRIASLLIDALPEVQACLCLGYPFHPPGKPESLRTEHLKVMRSPCLVLQGERDSFGKRDEVEQYALAPSVELAWLPSGDHSFTPTKASGLSQAENLAAAIDQCRRFISRQVG; translated from the coding sequence ATGGATAGCGACTGGATGAGCACCATGGCCGAAGGCCTAGGAGCCTGTGGACTCCGGGTGGTTCGCTTCGAGTTCCCCTACATGCAGCGAAGCCGGGAACTGGGTCGCCGATGTGGGCCCGATCGTCTCCCCAAGCTTCTGGATGCCTACCGGGACGAGGTGAGCCGGGAACGACAGCACAGTCCTGAGAGCAGCCTCATCATTGGTGGGAAGTCCCTCGGGGGCCGGATCGCAAGCCTCCTGATCGATGCCTTGCCAGAGGTCCAAGCCTGTCTCTGTCTTGGCTATCCCTTTCATCCCCCAGGAAAACCAGAGTCCCTGCGTACTGAGCATCTCAAGGTGATGCGCTCACCTTGTCTGGTTCTCCAGGGGGAGAGAGACAGCTTCGGCAAGCGAGACGAAGTGGAGCAGTACGCCCTGGCCCCCTCCGTTGAACTGGCCTGGCTGCCAAGCGGAGACCACAGCTTCACTCCCACGAAAGCCTCCGGTCTGAGCCAAGCGGAGAACCTGGCCGCAGCGATCGATCAGTGTCGGCGCTTCATCAGCCGCCAGGTCGGTTAG
- a CDS encoding LD-carboxypeptidase gives MTLWGRRELLLGAVTAAAPLAALAAGATFQTSPAPLKQGARIAALAPGTWLERTDPMLEGLRRRCQQEGWVLLTPPELGGQWRWFSATDQQRASALRQAWLDPSIDALFLVGAGWGSARVLEQGWSIPPGPRWCVGFSDCSALLLAQLAAGSSGAIHGWFGGSDQQWRRLAALLKGMNVPALHGQGLRPGLVQGPLVVSNLTIATSLIGTPWLPSLRGTILVFEDTGEAPYRIDRQLTQWRTSGQLAGVRGIGLGRFSWAEDDVLPGDFSMDEILEERLGSLGIPLVKDLPVGHGRPNMALPLGVQARLDGGSGQLSLVSAHEPVHQHKKRGR, from the coding sequence ATGACGCTCTGGGGCCGCCGTGAGCTGCTCCTTGGGGCGGTGACGGCGGCTGCCCCACTGGCTGCCCTCGCCGCCGGGGCGACGTTCCAGACCAGTCCTGCACCCCTGAAACAGGGGGCGCGCATCGCGGCGCTTGCGCCAGGCACCTGGCTTGAGCGGACAGATCCCATGCTTGAGGGACTGCGGCGGCGCTGCCAGCAAGAGGGCTGGGTGTTGTTAACGCCTCCTGAGTTAGGCGGTCAATGGCGATGGTTTTCGGCGACGGATCAGCAGCGGGCCTCGGCCCTTCGTCAGGCCTGGCTTGATCCCTCCATCGATGCCCTGTTCCTGGTCGGGGCCGGCTGGGGGAGTGCTCGCGTTCTCGAACAGGGTTGGTCGATCCCGCCTGGACCACGCTGGTGCGTTGGCTTCTCTGACTGTTCTGCCCTGCTTCTGGCTCAGCTGGCGGCTGGCAGTTCTGGGGCTATCCATGGCTGGTTCGGTGGCTCGGATCAGCAGTGGCGGCGCCTTGCGGCCCTGTTAAAGGGGATGAACGTTCCGGCCTTGCATGGTCAAGGGCTGCGTCCCGGCTTGGTTCAGGGACCGTTGGTGGTGAGCAACCTCACCATCGCCACCAGTTTGATTGGGACGCCATGGCTGCCCTCGCTTCGGGGCACGATTCTGGTGTTCGAGGACACCGGTGAAGCTCCATACCGGATCGATCGCCAGCTCACCCAATGGCGCACGTCCGGTCAGCTGGCTGGGGTGCGAGGTATCGGTCTTGGTCGCTTTAGCTGGGCCGAAGATGATGTGCTGCCAGGGGATTTCTCGATGGACGAGATCCTTGAGGAGCGTTTGGGGTCCTTGGGCATTCCCTTGGTGAAGGATCTGCCCGTCGGCCATGGACGGCCAAACATGGCCTTACCGCTGGGTGTTCAGGCGCGACTGGATGGGGGCAGTGGTCAATTGAGTTTGGTGTCGGCGCACGAGCCAGTGCATCAGCACAAAAAAAGGGGCCGTTAG
- the lptC gene encoding LPS export ABC transporter periplasmic protein LptC, protein MAWTTRSLLIASAFLLVGCSTATRQTAQPFAFRALDLRQQDPNGAPAWELKSPEARYDIQRKLAQALKPRGTVFRRGQPSILIAAQRGTVIGDGQAIQLEGGVRITLLGNEPVEITGDAARWLPREERMVIDQRPVALDRTSRISAQTAQYFIKRDLVELRGAPVLEHWQDGRSKVSNPKAPAPLPLKVKAQWVDWKPEQGDLKAPAVIRGERFEPNASSKDQNQGVKTPTPSLVLTAQGLRGNLRQGFVDLVAPVKIRSADGKGWLDAQETRWAINDQQLSSNQPFKGQFNALQAQGDRFSIDLEKSDVKVSRSCELKQPGERLTATRCLWNWPSGRFEALDQVVLERDTYKQVTRAKRLEGKIGDDGTAVFSSPGARVNSRFTLPPKGQGGEGKKRAPAPIAF, encoded by the coding sequence ATGGCATGGACGACCCGATCGCTCCTGATCGCCTCTGCTTTCCTTCTTGTGGGCTGCTCGACGGCCACTCGGCAAACGGCTCAACCATTCGCCTTTCGAGCGCTGGACCTCCGCCAACAAGACCCCAACGGAGCTCCGGCCTGGGAACTAAAGAGTCCAGAGGCCCGCTACGACATCCAGCGGAAACTGGCCCAGGCCTTGAAACCCCGCGGCACCGTGTTTCGACGCGGCCAACCCAGCATCTTGATTGCGGCCCAACGGGGAACCGTGATCGGCGACGGTCAGGCGATCCAGCTTGAGGGCGGTGTTCGTATCACCCTGCTGGGTAACGAACCTGTGGAGATCACCGGCGATGCGGCCCGCTGGCTCCCGCGCGAAGAGCGAATGGTCATTGACCAACGCCCTGTGGCTTTGGACCGGACTTCGCGCATCAGTGCGCAGACGGCCCAATACTTCATCAAGCGGGATCTGGTCGAGCTGCGGGGTGCTCCTGTGCTCGAGCACTGGCAGGACGGACGCAGCAAGGTGAGCAATCCCAAAGCCCCCGCCCCACTCCCCCTCAAAGTCAAAGCTCAATGGGTGGATTGGAAGCCCGAGCAGGGCGATCTCAAGGCCCCTGCCGTGATCCGGGGTGAACGGTTTGAGCCCAACGCGTCCTCAAAGGATCAGAACCAAGGAGTCAAGACACCAACGCCCAGTCTTGTCCTGACCGCTCAAGGGCTACGCGGCAATCTTCGTCAGGGCTTTGTTGACCTCGTCGCCCCAGTGAAGATCCGCAGTGCCGATGGCAAGGGTTGGCTTGATGCACAAGAAACACGCTGGGCGATTAACGATCAGCAGCTGAGCAGCAATCAGCCCTTCAAGGGTCAGTTCAATGCCCTTCAAGCGCAAGGCGATCGCTTCTCGATTGATCTGGAGAAGAGTGATGTCAAGGTTTCACGAAGCTGCGAGCTCAAGCAGCCCGGAGAACGGCTGACGGCCACCCGCTGCCTTTGGAATTGGCCCAGCGGTCGATTTGAAGCCCTTGATCAGGTGGTCCTTGAACGGGACACCTACAAACAAGTGACACGAGCCAAGCGACTCGAGGGCAAGATCGGTGATGACGGAACGGCAGTCTTCAGTTCTCCTGGCGCACGGGTGAACTCACGCTTCACGCTTCCTCCGAAGGGCCAGGGTGGAGAGGGGAAGAAACGAGCTCCCGCTCCAATTGCATTCTGA